The Deltaproteobacteria bacterium genome includes the window GACCCCTTTTTCGGCCAGGATCCTTTCCCATAATTTTCGATAACTGCAATCCACCCGGGAAAAGAGCAGCGTTTCCCCTTCCAGGTCTTTCGTCCGGACGATCTTTTTGCCGGCCAGGGGGTGTTTCGGAGAGGCCACCAGGACCAGGGATTCGAACCCAAGGACCTCGAATCCGAGATCGGCTGCCTGAATGGAATCGGCATAAAGAAAGGCCAGGTCGGTGATGCCCTTGCGCAAGTCTTTCTGGAGTTCCTCCTGGGTGCAAAGGGTAAAATTAAGCATCACCCGGGGGTAGCGCCGATGAAATTCCCCGATGACCGGCGGCAGCCGATGGACCCCTAAACTTTCGGGAATGCGAATAGTCAGCGAGCCTTTGGGCTCTTGGGTCTGGGTGAGTTCGGTCCGGATTTCATCGGTGAGATCCAGGACCTTATGGGCATACTGCAGGAGCCTTTCCCCGGCCTCGGTCAGCAGGATGCGTTTTCCCAGCCGGTCAAATAACCGGACTTCCAGTTCCTCTTCGAGGGCCTGAATTTGCGCGGAAACGCTGGATTGGGCGTAGTTCAGATTCCTGGCCGTTTTGTGAAAGCTGAGCAGATCGGCCACGCTTTTGAAGGTCCTCAGTTGGCGGATTTCCATGGACTCCTTTTCCAGGCCGAAAAAATTGATCGAAGATTTCGATGGTCTTGATCGAAAAAAATCGTTTGACTTGATATCAAAATATTCATTATCGTATAGACCGATTAAAGATGAAAGTCAATGTAAAGGGATCAAGGGAGGCAGTTAAAATAGGTCAGGCATCCTGCCTGACAATAGAGATCAAAGGAGGCAGATTCATGAATCGGATGGAAAAAGCAGAGGAGTTGTCTAAACAGGGGTTGAATTGTTCGCAGGCCATACTCACCGTCTACGGTTCCTCATACGGAATCGATCCCGAGAAGGCCAAACAATTGGGACGCCCTTTCGGCGGGGGTATGGGGCGTCTGGCCTTAACCTGCGGCGCCCTGACCGGGGCGGTGATGGTCCTGGGACTGGCCAAAGACCACCCGGTGGAGGCCGAAGCCCGGGAATTATCGTATGGTAAGGTGAGGGAGCTCTTTCAGCGTTTCGAGGCGCGCCATGGAACCACCCTTTGTAAAGAGCTTTTAGGAGCCGACTTGAGCACGGAGGAGGGGAGGCAAAAGGCCAGGGAAGACCAGTTGGTCAGCAAAGTCTGTCCGGGCCTGGTGAGGGAGGTGTGCGAACTATTGGACTTGTTACTATAACATTTGGTATGCCCATGTCTTTGTTGGGAAGAAAGCCGGGAATCTCTATTCCATCTGTAAGGTGACTGCCTTGACTCGGTACGACGCCATCGGAATAAAGTACAATTCATACCGGAATGCCGATGCTCGAATTGTCTCATTACTGAAGGGTCGACCAAGCCCCAGAGGCCGGGGCCTTCGCCCTGGAGAAAGAAGTCAGTTCCCGGATTTCCTCGCGCCGGTTACAAAAAGGAGCGTCTACCGGGATTTCCTGCAAGTAAAACGGGTTTTCCATCCCGACCGAGGCGGATGAGATTACCCGGATGAAGGCTATGAATGTGCCGGAGGTCTGGAATTTTTTTCCTTGAATTGCTTTACGCCTGGCGTTATACCTTAGATATTAAAAAGCAATAGAAATAGAAAAGGAGCAACCCCATGAAGGAATTATGTCAGGACCTGGCCGCCGAAGGGCAAGCGCTTGATGCTATCGTTTCCCAAATCAGCGATGCGGATTGGAACCAAAAAACACCGTTTTATGATTGGACCGTTAAGGACGAAATCGCCCATGTCGCTTATTTCGACAAGCTGGCCAGGCTTTCGGCTTCCGATAAAGCGGCCTTTGATGAAGAGATGAACAAAATCGCCCTGCACCTTGAAGATTTATTTCGTTATACACGGGAGCCGGGGCTTAACAAAAGCAATTCGGAACTCCTGACCTGGTGGCGTACTGAAAGAAAAGGCATGATCGCCGCCTATGAGGTGCTCGACCCCAAAGCCCGACTGCCCTGGCATTTACCCATGAGTGCCAGATCATCGGCCACCGCCAGAATCATGGAAAATTGGGCGCACGGACAAGATGTCGTCGACGCTTTGGGGATTAAACGTCCGGCCACCGACCGACTCAAGCATATTGCCCACCTGGGAAACGTCACCTTTGGGTGGAGCTTTTCCTGCCGTGGAATGGAAGTCCCCAATGCTCAAGTCCGGGTGGAATTAACCAGTCCGAGCGGAAAATTATGGACCTGGGGGCCGGAAGAATCCGGGGAGCAGATCAGCGGAGAGGCGGAAGATTTTTGCTTAGTGGTGACGCAGCGAAGGCACTACCAAGATACCCATCTGGCCGTCCGAGGATCCGTTGCGGAAAAATGGATGTCGATCGCCCAGGTGTTTGCCGGTCCACCGGCGGAAGGACCCAAACCCCGGAAAGGTTGAAGCCTGAACAAGAAGAGGGGCGGCCGGGGCCTGATTGAAAAGAACGGCTTTTACAACTCCACGAGATCAAACAATACTGTCAAATGGTAACCGGAAAAATAAGAAAGGTTGATAGCGGCGGTTAAAATTTAT containing:
- a CDS encoding TIGR03084 family protein, whose translation is MKELCQDLAAEGQALDAIVSQISDADWNQKTPFYDWTVKDEIAHVAYFDKLARLSASDKAAFDEEMNKIALHLEDLFRYTREPGLNKSNSELLTWWRTERKGMIAAYEVLDPKARLPWHLPMSARSSATARIMENWAHGQDVVDALGIKRPATDRLKHIAHLGNVTFGWSFSCRGMEVPNAQVRVELTSPSGKLWTWGPEESGEQISGEAEDFCLVVTQRRHYQDTHLAVRGSVAEKWMSIAQVFAGPPAEGPKPRKG
- a CDS encoding LysR family transcriptional regulator; the protein is MEIRQLRTFKSVADLLSFHKTARNLNYAQSSVSAQIQALEEELEVRLFDRLGKRILLTEAGERLLQYAHKVLDLTDEIRTELTQTQEPKGSLTIRIPESLGVHRLPPVIGEFHRRYPRVMLNFTLCTQEELQKDLRKGITDLAFLYADSIQAADLGFEVLGFESLVLVASPKHPLAGKKIVRTKDLEGETLLFSRVDCSYRKLWERILAEKGV
- a CDS encoding C_GCAxxG_C_C family protein; translated protein: MNRMEKAEELSKQGLNCSQAILTVYGSSYGIDPEKAKQLGRPFGGGMGRLALTCGALTGAVMVLGLAKDHPVEAEARELSYGKVRELFQRFEARHGTTLCKELLGADLSTEEGRQKAREDQLVSKVCPGLVREVCELLDLLL